The Chryseobacterium nakagawai genome has a segment encoding these proteins:
- a CDS encoding Crp/Fnr family transcriptional regulator — protein sequence METLIKSITQHVKLSPEEISLCKSFWTERTLEKGEFLLRNGEICRYESYVISGVLKAFCINSENGNEEILFLAIDHWWATDISSFSKQKASIYNIQAVEKTKLLQISQSSFQKMLKEIPSLEKYFRIILEGYLGTLEKRIVFNHMYKAEQKYYDFLDTYPDIASRVPQYLIASYLGVSAEFISRIRKKNKSS from the coding sequence ATGGAAACATTAATTAAAAGCATTACACAGCATGTTAAGCTGAGCCCGGAAGAAATTTCCCTTTGTAAAAGCTTTTGGACAGAAAGAACGTTGGAAAAAGGAGAATTCCTGTTAAGAAACGGAGAGATCTGCCGATATGAAAGCTATGTTATTTCAGGAGTTTTAAAGGCTTTTTGTATCAATTCTGAAAACGGGAATGAAGAGATTCTATTTTTAGCAATTGATCATTGGTGGGCTACTGATATTTCCAGCTTTTCCAAGCAAAAAGCATCCATTTACAACATACAGGCCGTTGAAAAAACAAAGCTCCTTCAGATTAGCCAATCTTCTTTTCAAAAAATGCTGAAAGAAATCCCTTCTTTGGAAAAATACTTCAGAATTATTTTAGAGGGCTATTTGGGAACTCTTGAGAAAAGAATTGTTTTTAACCACATGTACAAGGCTGAACAGAAGTATTATGATTTTCTTGATACTTATCCTGATATAGCCTCTAGAGTTCCTCAATATCTGATAGCATCTTATCTAGGTGTATCTGCTGAATTTATAAGCAGAATCAGGAAAAAAAATAAATCCTCTTGA
- a CDS encoding ammonium transporter, producing MKIGLKWIISFSMITLVAIGGLFWHPATDISSKSVFLTEDKIVGADVAWILAAAGLVLLMTPGLSFFYGGMVGKKNVISTMLQSFIALGVISIVWVVVGFSLSFGESLGITIAGKHYGIIGNPLSYPFFNGVGSLPHRMMAPTIPFILFALFQMKFAVITPAIITGSFAERVRFISYLLFMVLFSICIYTPLCHMVWHPDGLLNKYFGVKDFAGGTVVHMSAGFAALAGALVLGKRKNPHHEPSNIPYVLLGTGMLWFGWFGFNAGSALSASASAATAFGTTTIASASAMITWIFFDRINGRSVSALGACIGAVVGLVAITPGCGFVSIQESLFIGFISAIVSNLMVNWKTLNKIDDTLDVFACHGVGGIMGMILTAIFAHGENASLLHGGIDVFIHHLTALFLVSVFTFFGSLLLYKITNAMITLRVSEDSENMGLDFSQHRERFN from the coding sequence ATGAAAATAGGTTTAAAATGGATTATTTCATTCTCTATGATAACATTGGTTGCCATTGGAGGTTTGTTCTGGCATCCGGCTACAGATATTTCTAGTAAGAGCGTATTTTTAACTGAAGATAAAATTGTAGGAGCAGATGTAGCCTGGATTCTGGCAGCAGCGGGACTTGTATTATTGATGACACCGGGATTATCCTTCTTTTACGGAGGAATGGTGGGTAAAAAGAATGTAATTTCTACGATGCTGCAAAGCTTTATTGCTTTAGGAGTGATCTCTATCGTATGGGTGGTGGTTGGTTTTTCATTATCCTTTGGTGAATCTTTGGGGATTACCATTGCCGGAAAACATTATGGAATTATTGGAAATCCTTTAAGCTATCCTTTTTTTAATGGAGTGGGAAGTCTGCCACATCGCATGATGGCACCCACTATTCCTTTTATTCTTTTTGCTTTATTCCAGATGAAATTTGCTGTGATTACTCCTGCCATTATTACAGGGTCTTTCGCGGAAAGAGTTCGCTTCATTTCTTACCTTTTATTCATGGTTCTGTTCAGTATTTGTATTTATACTCCGCTATGCCATATGGTTTGGCATCCTGATGGTCTTTTAAATAAATATTTCGGAGTGAAAGATTTTGCCGGTGGAACCGTTGTACACATGAGTGCAGGTTTTGCAGCACTCGCAGGAGCTTTGGTATTGGGAAAACGGAAAAATCCGCATCATGAACCTTCCAATATTCCTTATGTTCTTCTGGGAACAGGAATGTTGTGGTTTGGATGGTTTGGGTTTAATGCAGGATCTGCTTTAAGTGCTTCTGCCTCCGCAGCAACAGCCTTTGGAACAACCACCATTGCTTCGGCTTCTGCCATGATAACCTGGATTTTCTTTGACAGGATCAACGGAAGGAGTGTATCTGCTTTGGGAGCCTGTATTGGTGCAGTGGTAGGTCTTGTAGCGATTACCCCCGGATGTGGATTTGTGAGTATTCAGGAGAGTCTTTTCATAGGGTTTATTTCTGCAATCGTTTCTAACCTGATGGTCAACTGGAAAACTTTAAACAAGATAGATGATACCCTGGATGTTTTTGCCTGCCATGGAGTAGGAGGTATTATGGGAATGATTCTGACAGCTATATTTGCTCATGGTGAGAACGCCAGTCTTCTTCATGGTGGCATTGACGTGTTTATTCATCATCTGACTGCATTATTTCTGGTATCTGTGTTTACTTTCTTTGGATCTTTATTGTTGTATAAAATAACCAATGCGATGATTACATTAAGGGTTTCGGAGGATTCTGAAAATATGGGGTTGGATTTTTCCCAACACCGGGAGCGCTTTAATTAA
- a CDS encoding L-serine ammonia-lyase: MESISVFEIIKVGIGPSSSHTMGPWNAASAFIRIIKRERSIEEVKEVFLEFFGSLAKTGIGHGTDIAGMLGLNGEDYKVIDTTKIDEKIDYIKSTQTLNLGGEKVIPFIYGHHLILNMKKSLDFHPNGMIFKAVFEDGTELVQDFYSVGGGFIASQEKNSIQKQCVRTLYPCHKASDIAKYCEKLGLKKISDLIFINEESWRTQEETKAEALYIWKQIKECIYKGVNKEGILPGGLNVTRRAAGINRKLLGDKIYKNKDEWFQQVVDAEENFTNINKWIACFALAVNEENASFGRIITAPTNGASGVIPAVLMYSQAFTESISDDDIIRFLLVAGEIGTLFKKNATISAAMGGCQAEIGVSSAMAAAGLTEILGGSVGQVLMAAEIAMEHHLGLTCDPIRGLVQIPCIERNTMGAMKAITAANIALESDPAKAKVTLDEVIQTMWETALSMSDRFKETSEGGLAIAVNVPEC; this comes from the coding sequence ATGGAATCAATATCGGTTTTTGAGATTATTAAAGTAGGAATAGGCCCGTCCAGTTCGCATACGATGGGACCATGGAATGCAGCATCTGCATTTATCAGAATTATTAAAAGAGAAAGATCAATAGAAGAAGTGAAAGAAGTCTTTCTTGAATTCTTCGGTTCACTTGCCAAAACAGGAATAGGACACGGAACAGATATCGCAGGAATGCTGGGTCTGAATGGTGAAGATTATAAAGTGATTGATACCACCAAAATTGATGAGAAAATAGATTATATCAAGAGTACTCAAACCCTTAATCTTGGAGGTGAAAAGGTGATTCCATTTATTTATGGGCATCACTTGATTCTCAATATGAAAAAATCACTTGATTTTCATCCGAATGGAATGATTTTCAAAGCTGTTTTTGAAGATGGAACCGAGCTTGTTCAGGATTTTTATTCTGTAGGAGGAGGTTTTATTGCCAGCCAGGAAAAAAATTCAATTCAGAAGCAATGTGTAAGAACATTGTACCCTTGTCATAAGGCTTCGGATATTGCAAAATATTGTGAAAAACTGGGCCTTAAAAAGATCTCAGATTTAATTTTTATCAATGAAGAAAGCTGGAGAACTCAGGAAGAGACGAAAGCAGAAGCATTGTATATCTGGAAACAGATCAAAGAATGTATTTATAAAGGGGTCAATAAAGAAGGTATTCTTCCGGGAGGATTAAATGTCACCAGAAGAGCAGCAGGAATCAACAGAAAGTTATTGGGAGATAAAATTTATAAGAATAAGGATGAATGGTTCCAACAGGTTGTGGATGCTGAAGAAAATTTCACCAATATCAATAAATGGATTGCCTGTTTTGCACTGGCAGTAAATGAAGAGAATGCCAGTTTCGGAAGAATTATTACAGCGCCTACCAACGGAGCAAGTGGTGTAATTCCTGCAGTTCTGATGTATTCTCAGGCATTTACAGAGTCTATTAGTGATGATGATATCATTCGTTTCTTATTGGTAGCAGGAGAAATTGGGACATTATTTAAGAAAAATGCGACAATCTCTGCAGCAATGGGAGGTTGTCAGGCAGAAATTGGAGTTTCATCTGCAATGGCTGCAGCAGGGCTTACAGAGATTTTAGGAGGAAGCGTAGGACAAGTATTGATGGCCGCAGAAATTGCGATGGAGCATCATCTTGGATTGACATGTGATCCTATCAGAGGATTGGTACAGATTCCATGCATTGAAAGAAATACAATGGGAGCAATGAAGGCTATTACAGCTGCTAATATCGCCCTTGAAAGTGATCCTGCCAAAGCCAAAGTAACCCTAGATGAAGTAATTCAAACGATGTGGGAAACAGCTCTTTCTATGAGTGATCGTTTTAAAGAAACTTCTGAGGGAGGATTAGCAATTGCAGTGAATGTTCCGGAATGCTAA
- a CDS encoding DUF1501 domain-containing protein: MLIKRREFLKISSLATASFLMPNFLKAMTLDEALNPSQNILVVLQFTGGNDGLNTIIPAKNDIYFRERKTLAVQDSLSLTDEAGINPSLSYFKELFDNGELSVMNNVGYPNPDKSHFRSMDIWQSASRSDEFLDTGWLGCFLDEECYRCEHPTQALEVDDMLSLALKGENNKAFAFKDPKRLYQTSQEKYFKSLYDHHHDDETVSYLYQTLGSTINNAGYIFDQSKAKKTDQIYPNSQLGKDFKTVASLIKSDINTQVYYLSIGSFDTHVNQNDRQKKLFSDINEAVKSFVADMKSNGLFNNILLMTFSEFGRRVAQNASNGTDHGTANQMFFISGNLKKKGLLNSLPDLQNLKEGDLIYTEDFRKVYATILKNWLKADSSKVLGWKNGVYDFI, translated from the coding sequence ATGTTAATCAAAAGAAGAGAATTCCTCAAAATAAGTTCACTGGCTACAGCATCATTCTTAATGCCTAATTTCCTGAAGGCTATGACACTGGATGAAGCCTTGAATCCCAGCCAAAATATACTGGTGGTTCTTCAGTTTACAGGTGGAAATGATGGTTTGAATACGATTATTCCCGCCAAAAATGACATCTATTTCAGAGAAAGAAAAACACTGGCTGTTCAGGACTCTTTATCTCTTACAGATGAAGCAGGGATTAACCCTTCTCTATCCTATTTTAAAGAGCTTTTTGATAATGGAGAGCTTTCTGTGATGAATAATGTAGGCTATCCTAATCCGGACAAGTCTCATTTCCGCAGTATGGATATCTGGCAATCTGCAAGCAGAAGTGATGAATTCCTGGATACCGGATGGCTGGGCTGCTTCCTGGATGAGGAATGCTACCGTTGTGAACATCCTACTCAGGCACTGGAGGTAGATGACATGCTCAGCCTTGCTCTGAAGGGAGAAAACAATAAAGCTTTTGCCTTTAAAGATCCTAAAAGATTATATCAGACCAGCCAGGAAAAATATTTCAAATCATTGTATGACCATCATCACGATGATGAAACCGTTTCCTATCTTTATCAGACTTTAGGTTCCACCATTAATAATGCGGGCTATATTTTTGATCAAAGTAAAGCTAAAAAAACGGATCAGATTTATCCTAATTCTCAGCTGGGAAAGGACTTCAAAACAGTAGCCTCCTTAATTAAATCAGATATCAACACTCAGGTCTACTATCTTTCTATTGGTAGTTTTGATACGCATGTGAATCAGAATGACAGGCAGAAAAAATTATTTAGCGATATTAATGAAGCAGTGAAATCTTTTGTTGCTGATATGAAAAGTAATGGACTCTTTAATAATATTCTTTTGATGACCTTCTCTGAGTTTGGTCGACGCGTAGCTCAAAATGCCAGCAATGGAACAGATCACGGAACAGCCAACCAGATGTTCTTCATCAGCGGAAACCTTAAAAAGAAAGGATTACTGAATAGTCTTCCTGATTTACAGAATTTGAAGGAAGGTGACCTCATCTACACTGAAGATTTCAGAAAAGTATACGCGACCATTCTTAAAAACTGGCTGAAGGCCGATTCTTCCAAAGTGTTGGGTTGGAAAAACGGGGTTTATGATTTTATATAA
- a CDS encoding YceI family protein — translation MKRLLLFAMVCASISFVSAQRKFDKVSKVTSSEIRWWGYKVVKTEASSHSGTIKLKSGKFNFDHTVLVDGEFIIDMRSIMAGDVSDEDQIKLTNDLKSTNFFEVKKFPVAKFHLTKIIPLANSEYNSTVYGDLTLKGVRKTITFPANVYVTQFTTSIESAKFSLNRRDFKVFYQSSLKDYFIKNEMDIQFKVSTEKLDNDNRVPAKKK, via the coding sequence ATGAAAAGATTACTATTGTTTGCTATGGTGTGCGCAAGCATATCATTTGTTTCTGCTCAAAGAAAATTTGATAAGGTTTCGAAAGTAACTTCATCAGAGATCAGGTGGTGGGGATATAAGGTTGTAAAAACTGAGGCTTCCTCCCATTCAGGAACGATAAAACTTAAAAGTGGTAAATTCAACTTCGACCATACTGTGTTGGTAGATGGTGAGTTCATAATAGACATGAGGAGTATCATGGCGGGTGATGTTTCTGATGAAGATCAGATCAAGCTTACCAATGACCTGAAAAGTACCAACTTCTTTGAAGTGAAGAAATTTCCGGTTGCCAAATTCCACTTAACTAAAATTATTCCTTTAGCAAACAGTGAGTATAATTCTACTGTATACGGAGATCTTACTCTTAAAGGAGTGAGAAAAACAATTACATTCCCTGCGAATGTGTACGTTACTCAGTTTACAACATCTATTGAATCTGCTAAGTTCTCTCTGAACAGAAGAGACTTTAAAGTATTCTACCAGTCTTCCCTGAAAGATTACTTCATCAAGAACGAAATGGATATTCAGTTTAAAGTGTCTACTGAAAAGCTGGATAATGATAATAGAGTTCCTGCAAAGAAGAAATAA
- a CDS encoding alpha/beta hydrolase → MKIYVVSGLGADFKVLDRLQFPKHCELIFIDWLIPEKNEAFHAYVERMAEKVDPSEPFYLLGYSFGGIMVQEINRLKPAEKVIILGSIKSDKEKSKFIKTGEITKIPRILPVGLFNTKAANVYAVLRKLFDPKNPKVLQYFRVRDPYYLKWSVEKVAEWKFEENPKVIQILGDKDIVFPIRNSKPDYVIKGGTHLFPATKAKEVSKILNEILSEN, encoded by the coding sequence ATGAAAATTTATGTTGTAAGTGGCCTTGGGGCAGACTTCAAGGTACTTGACAGATTACAGTTTCCCAAGCATTGTGAACTTATTTTTATTGACTGGCTCATTCCGGAAAAAAATGAAGCTTTTCATGCTTATGTAGAAAGAATGGCGGAAAAAGTAGATCCTTCAGAACCGTTTTATCTTTTGGGATATTCCTTTGGAGGTATTATGGTGCAGGAAATCAATCGTTTGAAACCTGCTGAGAAAGTAATCATTCTGGGAAGTATCAAGTCGGATAAAGAAAAATCTAAATTCATAAAGACAGGGGAGATAACCAAAATCCCCAGAATATTGCCCGTAGGGCTATTTAACACAAAGGCAGCCAATGTATATGCTGTTCTCAGAAAGTTGTTTGATCCAAAGAATCCAAAAGTTCTTCAATATTTCAGGGTAAGAGATCCTTATTATCTGAAATGGTCTGTAGAAAAGGTTGCTGAATGGAAATTTGAAGAAAATCCAAAAGTAATACAAATTTTGGGGGACAAGGATATTGTTTTTCCCATCCGTAATTCAAAACCTGATTATGTAATCAAAGGCGGAACACATCTTTTTCCGGCAACAAAAGCAAAAGAGGTTTCTAAAATTCTAAATGAAATACTTAGTGAAAACTAA
- a CDS encoding FMN-dependent NADH-azoreductase, with translation MKVLIINASVRNGRSYSRKLTQLFVENWKTKYPSDTFTYRETGIDTIPNIDEPWIAGAFKKPSYRTEENHKALQLSDKLVKELKEHDMYVIGTPMYNWSIPAGLKAYIDQIMRINETWKFRSGFPDGDYVGLLENKKAFLLSTRGDTGYDENEKNGHINFQTTYLKHILGIMGVTDVTTFSLDNEEFGGEIFENSKNEIFKAIHSIE, from the coding sequence ATGAAAGTACTGATCATTAATGCAAGCGTAAGAAACGGAAGATCTTACAGCAGAAAATTAACCCAGCTTTTTGTTGAAAACTGGAAAACGAAATATCCATCCGATACATTCACTTATAGAGAAACCGGAATTGACACTATTCCCAATATAGATGAACCATGGATTGCCGGTGCCTTTAAAAAGCCCTCATACAGAACAGAAGAAAACCATAAAGCCTTACAGCTAAGCGATAAACTGGTAAAAGAGCTCAAAGAACATGACATGTATGTTATAGGAACTCCAATGTACAACTGGTCTATTCCAGCAGGATTAAAAGCCTACATCGATCAGATCATGAGAATTAATGAAACCTGGAAATTCAGATCCGGATTTCCTGATGGTGATTATGTAGGACTGCTGGAAAACAAAAAAGCTTTTCTATTATCAACCCGTGGTGACACTGGATATGATGAAAATGAAAAAAACGGACACATTAATTTTCAGACTACCTATCTGAAACATATTTTAGGGATCATGGGAGTTACGGACGTTACTACTTTTTCATTGGATAATGAAGAGTTTGGTGGTGAAATTTTTGAAAATTCAAAAAATGAAATATTCAAGGCTATTCACTCCATTGAATAA
- a CDS encoding helix-turn-helix transcriptional regulator — protein sequence MSSNKNALIRYKTLDKCLKNKYRKYTLEDLIDECSEALFEFEGKESFISKRTIQLDLQNMRSEKFGYEAPIEVFERKYYRYSDPEYSIHNISVNESDLKAMNNAVQILKQFKDFSMFKEMNGVIQKLEDSIHSTSQKSIIHLDKNEQLKGLEYIDILYEGILNKKVLQILYKSFTARDSNIYTVHPQLLKEYNNRWFLICLYKQKMYNLALDRMENIEIDEKSSYIDKDLDGDEYFKDIVGVTVAESIVPKNVTFFVDAANAPYVKTKPLHKSQEIVSETNEGTVFKICVQINYELERLLLGFGDSLVVHKPQKLRLRMEEKFKAGSKNYQELVIPENK from the coding sequence ATGTCATCTAATAAAAACGCTCTGATCCGCTATAAAACATTAGATAAATGTCTTAAAAACAAATACCGGAAATATACTTTGGAAGACCTTATTGATGAGTGTTCCGAGGCGTTATTTGAATTTGAGGGTAAAGAATCTTTTATAAGCAAAAGGACGATTCAGTTGGATCTTCAGAATATGCGGAGTGAAAAATTCGGGTATGAAGCTCCCATTGAAGTATTTGAAAGAAAATATTACCGATACAGTGATCCCGAGTATAGCATCCATAATATTTCTGTGAACGAAAGCGACCTGAAGGCGATGAATAATGCTGTTCAGATCCTGAAACAATTCAAAGATTTCTCCATGTTTAAAGAAATGAATGGTGTGATCCAGAAGCTGGAAGACTCTATTCATTCTACCAGTCAGAAATCAATTATTCATTTGGATAAAAATGAACAGTTGAAAGGGTTGGAGTATATTGATATTCTGTATGAAGGTATTCTCAATAAAAAGGTACTTCAAATTTTATATAAAAGCTTTACAGCAAGGGATTCCAATATCTACACGGTTCATCCACAGTTGTTGAAAGAATACAACAACCGTTGGTTTTTGATCTGTCTTTATAAACAGAAAATGTATAATCTGGCTTTGGACAGGATGGAAAATATAGAAATTGATGAAAAATCCTCTTATATTGATAAAGATCTGGATGGCGATGAATATTTTAAAGACATTGTAGGGGTTACCGTTGCAGAATCAATAGTTCCCAAAAATGTCACTTTCTTTGTAGATGCTGCTAATGCTCCTTATGTAAAAACAAAACCATTGCATAAAAGCCAGGAAATTGTCAGCGAGACCAACGAAGGAACTGTTTTTAAAATCTGCGTACAGATCAACTATGAATTAGAAAGGCTCTTGTTGGGATTTGGAGACTCTCTGGTTGTCCATAAACCTCAAAAGTTAAGATTGAGGATGGAGGAAAAATTTAAGGCAGGAAGCAAAAATTATCAGGAGTTGGTAATTCCTGAAAATAAATAA
- a CDS encoding YceI family protein, with product MKKIFLLAVLAGGLAFGQSKKVVASDVHWWGYKVAKSEASSHDGTVKVKSGDMVMKGNQLVGGSFVLDMTSINATDLTGEYQQKLNGHLKNGDFFEVEKFPTATFKITGVKKNNDKIYNSLVTGNLTLKGKTSPVTFPAKISYSKGAVSLVSNKFSFDRQKFDVAYKSTMQDVFVKDDIDMVVKVTAQ from the coding sequence ATGAAAAAAATATTTTTATTAGCAGTATTAGCAGGTGGTTTAGCATTCGGACAGTCCAAAAAAGTAGTAGCATCTGATGTTCACTGGTGGGGATATAAAGTAGCAAAATCTGAAGCGAGCTCTCATGATGGAACGGTGAAAGTGAAATCAGGAGATATGGTAATGAAAGGAAATCAGCTTGTAGGAGGAAGCTTCGTATTGGATATGACTTCAATTAATGCTACTGACCTTACAGGAGAATATCAGCAAAAATTAAACGGACACCTTAAGAACGGTGATTTCTTTGAAGTTGAAAAATTCCCTACAGCTACTTTTAAAATTACTGGTGTTAAGAAAAACAACGATAAAATTTATAACTCTTTAGTAACAGGAAACCTTACGCTGAAGGGAAAAACAAGTCCAGTTACTTTCCCAGCTAAAATTTCTTACAGCAAAGGAGCAGTAAGCTTAGTATCCAACAAATTCTCTTTCGACAGACAGAAATTTGATGTTGCTTACAAATCTACAATGCAGGATGTTTTTGTGAAAGATGATATCGATATGGTAGTAAAGGTAACTGCTCAATAA
- a CDS encoding glucokinase translates to MILNPKFPLYLPGVENSNNDNVSIIGASLREDMTILGYFVSGNGGLEIKVQNTYSTKQYASFNDILKKFIQDNQLENVKRLGMAVPGPVIDGKSSPARLGWNLDVEEYRRDFGFEKVEMLNDLEASAYGMALLEDDDLEAIYTSGHLEKGNVAILAPGNGLGEAGYFFDGKNLRPFATEGGHSEFSPRTNVEVEFYQFLNNIYGIVSWENVLSKSGLFNIYRFLRDVKRHPEPEWLGERLTNGNFVEELYKAAVEDNVLICKIALDTFLEFLAREANNLTLKVKATGGLLIAGDIPQMVREYIDKAKFYEKFKISDKMEGMLRNIPIYLVKQNHTALKGMALYTAYYQE, encoded by the coding sequence ATGATTCTGAATCCAAAATTTCCACTTTATTTACCAGGAGTAGAGAACAGTAATAATGATAATGTTTCTATCATTGGAGCAAGTCTCCGTGAAGATATGACCATCTTAGGCTATTTTGTTTCCGGTAACGGAGGTCTTGAGATTAAAGTACAAAATACATACTCTACCAAGCAATATGCTTCTTTTAATGACATCTTAAAGAAGTTTATTCAGGATAATCAGTTGGAGAATGTAAAACGTTTGGGAATGGCCGTGCCAGGACCTGTTATTGATGGAAAAAGTAGCCCGGCAAGATTGGGTTGGAACTTAGATGTTGAAGAGTATAGAAGAGATTTCGGTTTTGAAAAAGTAGAGATGCTGAATGACCTTGAAGCTTCTGCTTATGGGATGGCTCTTCTTGAAGATGATGATCTTGAAGCTATTTATACCAGTGGTCATCTTGAAAAAGGAAATGTAGCGATCCTTGCTCCAGGAAATGGATTGGGTGAAGCTGGATATTTCTTTGACGGTAAAAATTTAAGACCTTTCGCTACAGAAGGCGGACATTCTGAATTCTCGCCAAGAACAAATGTTGAGGTTGAGTTTTATCAATTCCTTAATAATATCTATGGGATTGTAAGCTGGGAAAATGTATTATCAAAGTCAGGATTATTCAATATTTACAGATTCCTGAGAGATGTAAAAAGACATCCGGAGCCTGAATGGCTGGGAGAGCGTCTTACTAACGGTAACTTCGTTGAAGAGCTTTATAAAGCTGCAGTAGAAGATAACGTATTAATATGCAAAATAGCACTGGATACTTTCCTTGAATTCCTGGCAAGAGAGGCGAATAACTTAACTTTAAAGGTAAAAGCTACCGGAGGATTACTAATTGCAGGAGATATTCCTCAGATGGTAAGAGAATACATTGATAAGGCTAAGTTCTACGAAAAATTCAAAATCAGTGATAAAATGGAAGGAATGCTTAGAAATATCCCGATCTATCTGGTCAAACAAAATCATACTGCATTAAAAGGTATGGCACTGTATACAGCATACTATCAAGAATAA
- a CDS encoding DUF1800 domain-containing protein — protein MADSLLKNKHLLWRSGFGVGINQIDDLKNKNTKTLINELFKEGNFTEVSYDTPDIDPTTDYMNSTAPAEKKKEMQRIYRAQNEELNLNFLDKMVNSKEQMREKMAFFWHGHFASRVLNPKFNRQLLNTIRKNALGNFKDLLFEVSQSPAMLNFLNNQQNKKDHPNENFAREVMELFTMGRGNYTEKDVREGARAFTGWSYDKEGNFKERKNQHDEGTKTFLGKTGNFDGTDALNIILEQKATATFITAKIYKFFVNENVDQNIVNTLSTNFYNSGYDIKKLMMDIFSSSWFYDQKNIGNRIKSPIELMAGMMRMLPMHIQNPENLIIYQKLLGQMLLYPPNVAGWPNGRSWIDSSTLMLRLQVPQIWTGLRPLEYSPRQDDDIDMGMKSKETALNKSFKNPNITIDWNRVDQIFAHKNCEDYLIQNTQSLDMNTVNNFSDKSTKMTIINLMSTPEYQLM, from the coding sequence ATGGCAGATTCATTATTAAAAAACAAACATCTCCTTTGGCGTTCAGGCTTCGGCGTTGGAATTAATCAAATCGACGATTTGAAAAATAAAAATACTAAAACGCTCATTAATGAATTATTTAAAGAAGGAAATTTTACAGAAGTCTCTTATGATACACCAGATATAGATCCTACGACAGACTATATGAACAGTACAGCTCCTGCTGAAAAGAAAAAAGAAATGCAGCGGATCTATAGAGCACAAAACGAAGAATTAAATCTTAATTTTCTGGATAAAATGGTGAACAGCAAGGAACAGATGAGAGAAAAAATGGCTTTTTTCTGGCATGGACATTTTGCTTCAAGAGTTCTTAATCCAAAATTCAATCGGCAATTATTAAACACCATCCGGAAAAATGCATTGGGAAACTTCAAAGATCTGCTTTTTGAAGTAAGCCAGTCTCCAGCCATGCTCAATTTCCTGAACAATCAGCAAAATAAAAAAGATCATCCGAATGAAAATTTTGCAAGGGAAGTCATGGAACTTTTTACCATGGGAAGAGGAAACTATACGGAAAAAGATGTGAGAGAAGGAGCAAGAGCATTTACAGGATGGAGCTATGATAAAGAAGGAAATTTTAAGGAAAGAAAAAATCAGCATGATGAGGGAACCAAAACTTTTTTAGGAAAAACAGGTAATTTTGACGGAACTGATGCTTTAAATATCATTCTGGAACAAAAAGCCACCGCAACATTTATCACAGCCAAAATCTATAAGTTTTTTGTCAATGAAAATGTAGATCAGAACATTGTGAACACGTTGAGTACAAACTTCTACAATTCCGGCTATGATATAAAAAAGCTGATGATGGATATTTTTTCAAGCTCATGGTTTTACGATCAGAAAAATATCGGAAACAGGATAAAATCTCCCATAGAACTGATGGCCGGGATGATGCGGATGCTTCCCATGCATATTCAGAATCCTGAAAACCTCATCATCTATCAAAAGCTGTTAGGACAAATGCTGCTTTATCCGCCTAATGTTGCAGGATGGCCCAATGGAAGGTCCTGGATTGATAGCTCTACACTGATGCTGAGACTTCAGGTACCGCAGATCTGGACGGGACTACGCCCATTGGAATACAGTCCAAGACAGGATGATGACATTGATATGGGGATGAAATCTAAAGAAACAGCTTTGAACAAAAGCTTTAAAAATCCCAATATCACTATAGACTGGAACCGGGTAGATCAGATTTTCGCTCATAAAAACTGTGAGGATTATCTAATTCAAAACACCCAAAGTCTGGACATGAATACCGTGAATAATTTTTCCGATAAAAGCACGAAAATGACCATTATTAACCTGATGTCAACGCCCGAATATCAGTTAATGTAA